The Winogradskyella schleiferi genome contains the following window.
TCAATTATGGTATGCCGATTATCCGCGTTCCAATTTTAAAACCTTGAACGATAGTGGCGAGTGGTTGCAAATGGATAAAATGGGTCATGTGTTTTCGTCCTATCAATTAGGAAGGTTGGGAGCGAACAACTTAAATTGGGCAGGAGTAGGTGAAAAAGACCAGTTGCTTTATGGTGCTACCTTAGGATTTGGATTTCTGACAATCGTTGAAATTATGGACGGTTTTTCTGAAGAATGGGGTTTTTCATGGACAGATATGGCTGCCAATGCATCAGGAACAGGATTATATGTTGGTCAAGAATTACTATGGAATGAACAACGTATGGTGTTGAAATATTCATTTCATAGGACTCAATATGCAAAACAGCGTCCCAATAAATTAGGCAATGGGTTTTCTGAGGAATTTCTTAAAGATTACAATGGGCAAACCTATTGGTTGAGTGCCAATATCAATTCATTTTTAAAAACAGACACAATTCCCAATTGGTTGAATATCGCTTTCGGTTATGGCGCAGAGGGCATGTTAACAGGAGAAGCAAATGACCCTCTATTTTTAAACCAGAATAGAAGACGTCAATTTTACTTAAGTTTAGATGTCGATTTAACGCGGATTAAAACAAATTCTAACGTTTTAAAAACAATTTTCGATGTTTTTAACATGATAAAGATCCCATTTCCTGCTTTGGAACTGAATGATAAAGGTCATGTAAAATGGCATTATATCTACTTTTAAAGAGGTTTTTGAACACTTAACCGACTGATTTTCAATTATTATAAAAATGTCGTATATTTGCACGCGAATTTTGTAAGATCGTTTGGGGAAACGTTTTACAGTAAAAATTTAGCTGTTATGACTATAAATAGCGTTAAGAATTTTATCATACCATTCACAATTTGTTTGCTTGCTGCATTAGCTTTGTATCCAAATCCGTCTCTTGATCCTGAGACGTATTCTACAGAAGGATTAGAACTCAATTACAACATTTCTGAAGAATTAGCTATGGTTAGTCAAGACCATACTTTTAAGCAGAGTTTATTTACGCCACATTTAGGAAAATCTTTTGAAGGTTTTAAAGAAGCTTTGGCTTTTAAGGAGTCTAGAGGTGATTATTTTACAGTTAATACTTTAGGTTATTTAGGTAAATACCAGTTTGGTGCTGAGACCTTAAAATTAATTGGGATTTATACGCCGAATCAGTTTTTATATAATCCAGAATTGCAAGAAAAAGCGTTTGTTGCCAATGCGAAGCGAAATAAATGGGTCCTTAGAAAAGATATTAAGCGCTTTGAAGGCAAACAGATTGGTGGCGTAAAAGTAACTGAGTCTGGTATTTTAGCAGCTGCACACTTGGCAGGTCCAGGAAATGTAAAAAAGTTTTTACGCAGTTATGGCGGCAATAATCTTTCTGATGCCTATGGGTCTTCAGTTAAGTTTTATATGAAAAAGTTTTCGGGATATGATACCTCTATGATTACTCCTGATAAGAAAGCAAGGGTTACTTTATAAATTCCAAAATTCAAATTAACTATTCCGTAAATGTTGGTTGTTATGCTTTTATAACATCTATCAGTCTTTCTGAATAATAAAAATAGCAGGTCGCTTGTGCAGGTCTTCTTTATTATGTTTCCAGTCGCTTGCAGTTTTGGTTTTAATGAATTCAGTTGGCAAAGTCAAATCGCAAGCCACACAAATTCTAGTGTTTGGATGAAGTGTGTTTACTAAATCTTCAAGCATCTTCATGTTTCTGTATGGTGTTTCAATAAAAATTTGAGCTTGATTGTGTTCAGAAGATAAACGTTCCAAACTTTTTAATTTCGATTTTCTTTCACTTTTATCAATCGGCAGATACCCATTAAATGTAAAACTTTGACCATTCATCCCAGAACCCATTAAGGCGAGTAGAATGGAAGAAGGGCCAACCATCGGCACCACTTGAATATCCATTTGATGGGCTAAACTCACAATGTCCGCACCAGGATCCGCAATGGCAGGACAGCCAGCTTCTGAGAGCAAACCAATTGAGATACCTTCTAAACATGCATTTAAATAGGTGTTGCGCTCGGCTTCTGTAGTATATTTATTTAGTACCTGAAGCTTTAAAGATGGTTGCGATTTACCAGATGATATTCGTTTTATAAAACGACGTGCTGTTTTTTCATTTTCAACGATGTAATAATCGAGATCCTCTACGATTTTCTTTATTGAAATCGGTAAAACTTCAAGAGGTGGACTATCACCTAATCGTGTTGGTATGAGATATAATTTTCCTTTTGGGCTGCTCATTAATTTATAACCAGTTTATGGGTACTTTGTGATCCGTTTTCAGTATTTATTTTTAAAACATAAATACCATTAGAGAGTTGAGAGGTATTTACTCTTTGAATGATTTCGCCAGTGCGTTGAATCATTTTTATAGTCTTACCTTGTATGTCGCAGATTGTTATTTTGGTTGAACTGTTAGTGCTATTACTTGAACCAAAATTAATATTCAAGATCTCTTTTGTCGGATTTGGATAAATCGATATGGAGGATAATAAATCATCTTCAATACTTAAAGTGGTATCCGTAAGTTGATAAATATTGCCTGAAGACAAATCTGCTACATAAATTTCCCCATTGATGTCTTCACCAAATGCAGTCCATTGACCGGAAAATGACTCTAAGTTTCTATTCCAAACCATATTGACGTCGTCATAGACTAAATAGCCAATTTCTTGACTACAAAGATCAGCAAAGAAGTACCAACCATTAAAATTGGGATATGTAGTTCCTCTATAGCGATAACCTCCAGTAATTGAACATTTTGGTTCCCCATCACCAAAATGGGCATAACCACTAATCGGATATTTATAGGCACTTGGGTCAGTGCAGTCATCTAAGTTGTACGGACCATTGCCCTCATAACATCTCCAGCCGTAATTGAGTCCAGTAGCCGCTTCGGTTACAGAAACCATGTTAATTTCTTCATAAGCATTTTGACCAACATCTGCAATCCACATGTCGTTAGTGAGCCGATCGAAAGAGAATTTCCATGGATTTCTTAAACCGTAGGCAAAAATCTCTGGACTTACATCGGGATCGCCAACAAAAGGATTACTTGATGGAATACTGTAATCTTCCGTGGCTGTAGTCGCATCAATATCTATTCTCAGAATTTTACCTAATAAATTTAACGTATTTTGTCCATTGTCATCCGGATCTCCACCAGAACCACCATCGCCCGAAGAAATATATAGAAAGCCATCAGAACCAAAGGCTAAGTCACCACCATTGTGATTACTATACGGTTGATTATAGGATAGGATAGGCAATTCTGAATTAGGGTCTGCAATTAAAGGGTTAGTAGCATCTCTTGTAAATCTTGAAATTTCAGTATCTCCAGAGTTATTAATGTAGTTTACAAAAAAGTAACCGTTAGTATCATAATTGGGATGAAAAGCCAAACCTAAAAGGCCTCTCTCATTTCCGGTATTTATAACAAGATTGTCAATGTCCAAGAATGGCGTACTTTCAACCGTGCCATCCGCATTTATTATCTTTATTAAACCATCTTGTTCTACTACATATAGCTTATTATCACCTGCATGCTTAATGCTTACTGGTCGATTGAAACCAGTGGCATAGAGCTCTAGATCTAAATCTTGTGCGTAACAAAATGGAATGTATAGTAATAAAGTTAGGACTAACGGAATTGAAGTTTTCATTGCAAATCAATAAAGGATTAGGTACTAATTTACAAAAAAAGACCTTTACACAGCGAGATATCTCTTGCTTTAGTTTTTGAGGCCGTTTAATTTTTTTGCTAATATGGAGCAAGTCTCATCTACAAGCTTGTAAACGTATTCAAAATCACTTTGGTCGCCATAATAAGGATCTGGCATATTTTTATTCTGGATAGAAGCATTGGCTTCAAGGAATAATTTTACTTTTCCGATATCATTATTATTTCTAGCTAAACTGATAATATCGGTATAATTAGATTGA
Protein-coding sequences here:
- a CDS encoding DUF2279 domain-containing protein, with protein sequence MKRVLCHIVLFLLTSSSVFSQSKFNSVLKPSDSLNISRRNTVVISQTALASATLIGLNQLWYADYPRSNFKTLNDSGEWLQMDKMGHVFSSYQLGRLGANNLNWAGVGEKDQLLYGATLGFGFLTIVEIMDGFSEEWGFSWTDMAANASGTGLYVGQELLWNEQRMVLKYSFHRTQYAKQRPNKLGNGFSEEFLKDYNGQTYWLSANINSFLKTDTIPNWLNIAFGYGAEGMLTGEANDPLFLNQNRRRQFYLSLDVDLTRIKTNSNVLKTIFDVFNMIKIPFPALELNDKGHVKWHYIYF
- a CDS encoding peptidoglycan-binding protein LysM, with the translated sequence MTINSVKNFIIPFTICLLAALALYPNPSLDPETYSTEGLELNYNISEELAMVSQDHTFKQSLFTPHLGKSFEGFKEALAFKESRGDYFTVNTLGYLGKYQFGAETLKLIGIYTPNQFLYNPELQEKAFVANAKRNKWVLRKDIKRFEGKQIGGVKVTESGILAAAHLAGPGNVKKFLRSYGGNNLSDAYGSSVKFYMKKFSGYDTSMITPDKKARVTL
- a CDS encoding SAM-dependent methyltransferase; protein product: MSSPKGKLYLIPTRLGDSPPLEVLPISIKKIVEDLDYYIVENEKTARRFIKRISSGKSQPSLKLQVLNKYTTEAERNTYLNACLEGISIGLLSEAGCPAIADPGADIVSLAHQMDIQVVPMVGPSSILLALMGSGMNGQSFTFNGYLPIDKSERKSKLKSLERLSSEHNQAQIFIETPYRNMKMLEDLVNTLHPNTRICVACDLTLPTEFIKTKTASDWKHNKEDLHKRPAIFIIQKD
- a CDS encoding PQQ-dependent sugar dehydrogenase, yielding MKTSIPLVLTLLLYIPFCYAQDLDLELYATGFNRPVSIKHAGDNKLYVVEQDGLIKIINADGTVESTPFLDIDNLVINTGNERGLLGLAFHPNYDTNGYFFVNYINNSGDTEISRFTRDATNPLIADPNSELPILSYNQPYSNHNGGDLAFGSDGFLYISSGDGGSGGDPDDNGQNTLNLLGKILRIDIDATTATEDYSIPSSNPFVGDPDVSPEIFAYGLRNPWKFSFDRLTNDMWIADVGQNAYEEINMVSVTEAATGLNYGWRCYEGNGPYNLDDCTDPSAYKYPISGYAHFGDGEPKCSITGGYRYRGTTYPNFNGWYFFADLCSQEIGYLVYDDVNMVWNRNLESFSGQWTAFGEDINGEIYVADLSSGNIYQLTDTTLSIEDDLLSSISIYPNPTKEILNINFGSSNSTNSSTKITICDIQGKTIKMIQRTGEIIQRVNTSQLSNGIYVLKINTENGSQSTHKLVIN